In Solanum pennellii chromosome 3, SPENNV200, a single window of DNA contains:
- the LOC107012777 gene encoding probable E3 ubiquitin-protein ligase RNF217, with the protein MADIISNVLNENDDFRALILSDNECAEELQYQEVLAASLEIFNLHMSTTQIEESPESSQGFCEICMETKATNEMFKLENCSHHSFCTDCIAQYVQFMIQDHIFSVTCPGLKCCATIEPVSCKSIIPENVFEKWEDGLSESALLDCEKFYCPYKDCSELLIYDQDQGIIECICPVCHRLLCAACGVPWHTGLDCDKFQNDEKNREDDLKVEELASSSKWMKCPHCKHIVQKADGCIHITCWCGSQFCYICGETWSESHWRCQISE; encoded by the exons ATGGCAGACATAATATCAAATGTGTTAAATGAAAACGATGACTTTCGCGCTCTCATACTATCAGACAACGAGTGCGCTGAGGAACTTCAATACCAAGAGGTTCTTGCAGCCTCTTTAGAAATCTTCAATCTTCACATGTCAACAACACAAATCGAAGAATCCCCTGAATCATCCCAAGGTTTTTGTGAAATTTGTATGGAGACAAAAGCTACAAATGAAATGTTCAAACTCGAAAATTGTTCTCATCACTCATTCTGTACTGATTGCATAGCCCAATATGTCCAGTTCATGATTCAAGACCATATTTTCTCAGTAACTTGCCCTGGTTTGAAATGTTGCGCGACTATTGAACCTGTTTCTTGTAAATCCATCATCCCTGAAAATGTATTCGAAAAATGGGAAGACGGATTGAGTGAGTCTGCTCTTCTTGATTGCGAAAAGTTTTACTGTCCTTACAAAGATTGTTCAGAGCTGCTGATTTATGATCAAGATCAAGGCATAATTGAGTGTATATGTCCTGTATGCCACAGGCTGCTATGCGCGGCGTGTGGCGTCCCTTGGCATACTGGACTTGATTGTGACAAGTttcaaaatgatgaaaaaaacaGAGAAGATGATTTAAAAGTTGAGGAACTTGCTAGCAGCTCAAAATGGATGAAATGCCCTCACTGCAAACATATTGTGCAGAAAGCTGATGGTTGTATACACATAACCTGCTG GTGTGGATCTCAATTTTGCTATATATGTGGAGAAACATGGAGTGAAAGCCATTGGAGATGTCAAATTAGTGAATGA
- the LOC107013815 gene encoding probable calcium-binding protein CML30, with product MENIFSISAISASLLGKKIADDLNQFFCIILRCTILSILSTFQDLSCCFSLSIRAIGWFFIIVRNALTRVDHDNNPPDAKNCGHDYENCDNKEEIVEDKLMSLCNLNENETEYAEVSSLFDEVEPSFEEIKEAFDVFDENGDGYIDASELMKLIWRMGLSEFSMEDCKKMIMAFDENRDGKIEFSEFLKLMEQSFRDPVELD from the coding sequence ATGGAGAACATTTTTTCAATATCAGCAATTAGTGCTTCGTTATTGGGCAAAAAAATAGCTGATGAcctcaatcaatttttttgtatcaTATTAAGATGTACAATTCTCAGCATCCTAAGCACATTTCAAGATTTATcttgttgtttttctttatcAATCCGAGCAATAGGTTGGTTCTTCATCATTGTGCGAAACGCGTTGACTCGAGTTGATCATGATAATAATCCTCCCGATGCTAAAAATTGTGGACATGATTATGAAAATTGCGATAACAAGGAAGAAATTGTTGAGGATAAACTAATGAGTTTATGCAATTTAAATGAGAATGAAACAGAGTATGCAGAGGTTTCGAGTTTATTTGATGAAGTAGAACCTAGTtttgaagaaattaaagaagCTTTTGATGTGTTTGATGAAAATGGAGATGGATATATTGATGCAAGTGAGTTAATGAAACTTATTTGGAGAATGGGTTTATCCGAATTTTCGATGGAGGATTGCAAGAAGATGATTATGGCCTTTGATGAAAACAGAGATggaaaaattgaattttctGAATTTTTGAAGCTCATGGAACAGAGCTTTCGGGATCCTGTAGAGTTAGACtga